In Curtobacterium sp. TC1, the following proteins share a genomic window:
- a CDS encoding MoaD/ThiS family protein, which produces MTTIRFFAAARAAVGVDDLSTTAATIDEALREVTATDPSRWGALQERCSFLVDGVTTRDRSTVLSGVAVVDVMPPFAGG; this is translated from the coding sequence ATGACCACGATCCGGTTCTTCGCCGCTGCCCGGGCGGCGGTCGGCGTCGACGACCTGTCCACGACGGCTGCCACGATCGACGAGGCCCTGCGCGAGGTCACGGCCACCGACCCGTCGCGTTGGGGTGCGTTGCAGGAGCGTTGCTCGTTCCTGGTCGACGGCGTGACCACCCGCGATCGCAGCACCGTGCTGTCCGGGGTCGCGGTCGTCGACGTCATGCCCCCCTTCGCCGGCGGCTGA
- a CDS encoding calcium:proton antiporter produces the protein MTSWFPKAWPVAIPILAAVVLAFSYGRYGLGTVVVAIVAVVLAATVLAAVHHAEVVAHRVGEPFGSLVLAVAVTIIEVALIISLSSSGGAQAETLARDTVFSAVMITMNGLVGLAILIGTLRHNTVRFNQEGASAATMTVAALAVLTLVLPTFTTGTDDASFTGTQLVFVAVASLVLYGLFVVTQTVAHRDFFLPVNRAGGVLVESEDAHAARPSGRTTMVSLGLLVVALVAVVGLAKVESPAIEAGVAAVGFPPSFVGVVIALLILLPEGIAASKAAARNRIQTSLNLAMGSAMASIGLTIPSIAVASLFMPGTLLLGLGSSQIVLLALTIVAAVLTVLPGRATRLQGGVHLVIFAAFIVLSVSP, from the coding sequence ATGACCTCCTGGTTCCCCAAGGCGTGGCCTGTGGCCATCCCGATCCTGGCGGCCGTCGTGCTCGCGTTCTCGTACGGCCGCTACGGACTCGGCACCGTGGTCGTGGCGATCGTCGCGGTCGTGCTCGCCGCCACCGTGCTCGCGGCGGTGCACCACGCCGAGGTCGTCGCCCACCGGGTCGGTGAACCCTTCGGGTCACTCGTGCTCGCCGTCGCGGTCACGATCATCGAGGTCGCGCTGATCATCTCGCTGTCGAGCTCCGGAGGTGCCCAGGCCGAGACCCTGGCGCGCGACACGGTGTTCTCGGCCGTGATGATCACGATGAACGGGCTGGTCGGCCTCGCGATCCTGATCGGGACGCTCCGGCACAACACCGTGCGGTTCAACCAGGAGGGCGCCAGCGCCGCGACGATGACGGTCGCCGCACTCGCCGTGCTGACCCTGGTGCTGCCGACGTTCACCACCGGCACCGACGACGCGTCCTTCACCGGGACGCAGCTGGTCTTCGTGGCCGTGGCGTCGCTCGTGCTCTACGGACTGTTCGTCGTGACGCAGACGGTGGCCCACCGTGACTTCTTCCTGCCGGTCAACCGGGCCGGCGGGGTGCTCGTCGAGTCCGAGGACGCCCACGCCGCACGCCCGTCCGGTCGCACCACGATGGTGTCGCTCGGACTGCTGGTCGTCGCGCTCGTCGCCGTGGTCGGGCTCGCCAAGGTGGAGTCGCCCGCGATCGAGGCCGGCGTCGCCGCGGTCGGCTTCCCGCCGTCGTTCGTCGGCGTCGTGATCGCCCTGCTCATCCTGCTGCCCGAGGGCATCGCCGCGTCGAAGGCCGCCGCCCGGAACCGCATCCAGACCAGCCTGAACCTGGCGATGGGGTCGGCCATGGCGTCGATCGGTCTGACGATCCCGTCGATCGCGGTCGCGTCGCTGTTCATGCCGGGTACGCTGCTGCTGGGGCTCGGGTCGTCGCAGATCGTGCTGCTCGCCCTGACGATCGTCGCCGCGGTGCTCACGGTGTTGCCGGGCCGTGCGACGCGACTGCAGGGTGGGGTGCACCTGGTGATCTTCGCCGCGTTCATCGTGCTGTCCGTCTCGCCGTAG
- a CDS encoding sulfate/molybdate ABC transporter ATP-binding protein, translating to MTGVAARLVVERRDVDVALEVGAEECVAVIGPNGAGKSTVVEALAGLLPIDAGQVVLGSTVVSDHSRTVPAHRRRIGLVAQRPDLFPFLDVIGNVAFGPRAAGVRRAAARTRALRALAAVGADGLADRAPDTLSGGQAQRVAIARALATDPAVLLLDEPTSALDVAARDEVRAALRTAIAGRPSLLVTHDPVEVVALADRLVVVEHGRIVEEGTPAAVLGRPTSAFAAAFSGLALVRGTATAGGIAADGGGELVSGTHAVPPGRPALGAFHPTAARLTRDGAGPVRTVTSLEPRDGLVRVRAGDLVADLTLARVTALGIGPGDAVHVDVPASELAVYAPRG from the coding sequence GTGACCGGGGTCGCGGCGCGGCTCGTCGTCGAGCGGCGGGACGTCGACGTCGCCCTCGAGGTCGGCGCGGAGGAGTGCGTTGCCGTCATCGGGCCGAACGGCGCGGGCAAGTCCACCGTGGTCGAGGCCCTGGCCGGTCTGCTGCCGATCGACGCCGGGCAGGTGGTCCTCGGCAGCACCGTCGTGTCGGACCACAGCCGGACGGTGCCCGCCCACCGCCGCCGCATCGGGCTCGTCGCCCAGCGGCCCGACCTGTTCCCGTTCCTCGACGTGATCGGCAACGTGGCGTTCGGCCCGCGGGCAGCCGGGGTCCGACGGGCCGCCGCCCGGACCCGCGCGCTCCGTGCGCTGGCGGCCGTCGGCGCCGACGGCCTGGCAGACCGGGCCCCGGACACGCTGTCCGGCGGGCAGGCCCAACGCGTCGCGATCGCCCGGGCGCTGGCCACCGACCCGGCGGTGCTGCTGCTCGACGAACCGACGTCGGCGCTCGACGTCGCCGCACGTGACGAGGTCCGTGCAGCGCTCCGGACCGCGATCGCGGGGCGCCCGAGCCTCCTGGTCACGCACGACCCGGTGGAGGTCGTCGCCCTGGCCGACCGGCTCGTCGTCGTCGAGCACGGCCGGATCGTCGAGGAGGGCACCCCCGCCGCCGTGCTCGGACGGCCCACGAGTGCGTTCGCGGCGGCGTTCTCCGGGCTCGCGCTGGTGCGCGGGACCGCCACCGCGGGTGGGATCGCGGCCGACGGCGGCGGCGAGCTGGTGTCGGGGACGCACGCCGTGCCTCCCGGTCGGCCCGCCCTGGGCGCCTTCCACCCGACGGCCGCCCGGCTGACGCGGGACGGCGCCGGGCCGGTGCGCACCGTCACGTCGCTCGAACCGCGGGACGGACTGGTGCGGGTGCGCGCCGGGGACCTCGTCGCGGACCTGACCCTGGCGCGGGTCACCGCGCTCGGGATCGGACCCGGTGACGCGGTCCACGTGGACGTTCCCGCGTCCGAACTGGCGGTCTACGCGCCGCGCGGTTGA
- a CDS encoding ABC transporter permease, with product MASRAEGRPPVAWWLPLPAVLGGLFVIVPVLAMLGRVDWSSFVALVTSTASLTALGLSLGTALTATAVAFLLGYPLAVLFARSRSRWVGVARAVVLLPLVLPPVVGGLALLAAFGRLGVVGAFLDDHGLHIAFTTTAVVIAQTFVAMPFLVSAIEGALRVEGDRYERVAATLGAGPTRTFLTVTTPRVLPGIVSGLVLCFARALGEFGATLTFAGSLQGVTRTLPLEIYLQREVDPDTAVALAVVLVVVAVVVIGASSLRTRGVAA from the coding sequence GTGGCCTCGCGGGCTGAGGGACGGCCACCGGTCGCCTGGTGGCTCCCGCTGCCCGCAGTGCTGGGCGGTCTGTTCGTCATCGTCCCCGTGCTCGCGATGCTCGGTCGGGTCGACTGGTCGTCGTTCGTCGCCCTCGTGACCTCGACGGCGTCGCTCACGGCCCTCGGGCTCAGCCTCGGCACCGCGCTGACCGCCACGGCCGTCGCGTTCCTGCTCGGCTACCCGCTCGCCGTGCTGTTCGCCCGGTCCCGCTCACGGTGGGTCGGGGTCGCCCGCGCCGTGGTGCTCCTGCCCCTCGTGCTGCCGCCCGTCGTCGGCGGACTCGCACTGCTCGCGGCGTTCGGCCGCCTCGGGGTGGTCGGGGCGTTCCTCGACGACCACGGACTGCACATCGCGTTCACCACCACGGCGGTCGTCATCGCGCAGACGTTCGTGGCCATGCCGTTCCTGGTGTCCGCGATCGAGGGGGCGCTCCGCGTCGAGGGGGACCGGTACGAGCGGGTCGCCGCGACCCTCGGCGCCGGTCCCACCCGCACGTTCCTGACCGTCACCACCCCGCGGGTACTGCCCGGCATCGTCTCCGGACTGGTGCTCTGCTTCGCGCGTGCGCTCGGCGAGTTCGGCGCGACCCTGACCTTCGCGGGCAGCCTGCAGGGGGTCACCCGGACCCTGCCCCTGGAGATCTACCTGCAGCGCGAGGTCGACCCCGACACCGCCGTGGCCCTGGCGGTCGTGCTCGTCGTGGTCGCGGTCGTGGTCATCGGTGCCTCGTCGCTCCGCACCCGGGGCGTGGCCGCGTGA
- the modA gene encoding molybdate ABC transporter substrate-binding protein encodes MTRRSRSLLVPLVVVAALGLSACSTADAPAGSSSSGSTTATDRGATGSITVFAAASLQQTFTTLGKDFELANPGASIRFSFAGSSDLVTQIQNGAPADVFASADEANMAKLSSTDLASGSPRDFATNVLEIAVAPGNPKGITGLDDLTGSDVQLVTCAAPVPCGAATAKVEAASGVDLQPVSEEQSVTDVLGKVESGQADAGLVYVTDVQGADGKVDGVPFDESSKAVNTYPIGVLKESEDPELAQAFSDYVRSATGQKVLTAAGFGKP; translated from the coding sequence ATGACCCGTCGTTCCCGTTCGCTGCTCGTGCCCCTCGTCGTCGTGGCGGCGCTCGGCCTGTCGGCGTGCTCGACCGCCGACGCCCCGGCGGGGTCGTCCTCGTCGGGGTCGACGACCGCGACGGACCGCGGTGCGACCGGCTCGATCACGGTCTTCGCGGCGGCGTCGCTCCAGCAGACGTTCACCACGCTCGGCAAGGACTTCGAGCTCGCGAACCCCGGGGCCTCGATCCGGTTCTCGTTCGCGGGGTCGAGCGACCTGGTCACCCAGATCCAGAACGGTGCACCCGCCGACGTGTTCGCCTCCGCCGACGAGGCGAACATGGCGAAGCTGTCCTCGACCGACCTGGCGAGCGGGTCCCCGCGGGACTTCGCGACGAACGTCCTCGAGATCGCCGTCGCGCCGGGCAACCCGAAGGGCATCACGGGCCTCGACGACCTGACCGGCTCCGACGTCCAGCTCGTCACGTGCGCCGCCCCGGTGCCGTGCGGTGCCGCGACGGCGAAGGTCGAGGCCGCCTCGGGCGTCGACCTGCAGCCCGTCAGCGAGGAGCAGTCCGTCACCGACGTGCTCGGCAAGGTCGAGTCCGGTCAGGCCGACGCCGGGCTGGTCTACGTGACCGACGTGCAGGGCGCCGACGGCAAGGTCGACGGTGTCCCGTTCGACGAGTCGAGCAAGGCCGTCAACACGTACCCGATCGGCGTGCTGAAGGAGTCCGAGGACCCGGAGCTCGCGCAGGCGTTCTCCGACTACGTCCGGTCCGCCACCGGCCAGAAGGTGCTCACCGCCGCCGGATTCGGGAAGCCGTGA
- a CDS encoding molybdopterin-binding protein has translation MTQLRIRDAASFLGVSDDTVRRLVDGGTFHRATDDAGRAVVDGRQVAEYARTRSTELADPASGVKSSARNRFVGIVTDLVVDTVMAQVELQCGPHRVVSLMSAEAVRDLGLEVGSVAVASVKATMVAVEAPALQEDLR, from the coding sequence ATGACGCAACTGCGGATCCGCGATGCTGCAAGCTTCCTCGGGGTGAGTGACGACACCGTGCGCCGACTCGTCGACGGCGGCACCTTCCACCGGGCCACCGACGACGCCGGTCGCGCCGTCGTCGACGGTCGGCAGGTGGCCGAGTACGCCCGGACGCGGAGCACCGAGCTCGCCGACCCGGCGTCGGGCGTGAAGAGCTCGGCGCGGAACCGGTTCGTCGGCATCGTCACCGACCTGGTCGTCGACACCGTGATGGCGCAGGTCGAGCTGCAGTGCGGCCCGCACCGCGTCGTCTCGCTCATGAGCGCCGAGGCGGTGCGCGACCTCGGGCTCGAGGTCGGGTCCGTCGCCGTCGCGTCGGTCAAGGCCACGATGGTCGCCGTCGAGGCGCCCGCACTCCAGGAGGACCTCCGATGA
- a CDS encoding HesA/MoeB/ThiF family protein codes for MDPLVAPVAALSPWRTRLGSRTAALSDVGADGLGRLAASRVLVVGAGGLGAPVVAYLAGVGRLTVVDPDVVDATNLARQTLFTAADVGSSKAEVAVARARAVDPELDAVAVVGSFTPELVAGHDVVVDAADSVLVTRAVSDACADAGVPFVWGTVLGQDGQVSVFRDAGADGVDFHDLHPEALPDEGSCALDGVVPALCGAVGAVMAGQVLALVTGTGEPLLGRVLTVDARRWRWSESVVRRGPASRRPVVVAPAGADRIAPSALAARLADPTDRVVVVDVRTDAERAEGVVAGAVTGDVVAGDADAADVVVYCARGPRADAWAAAQPAWRHVAVLDGGFEAWRREGLPVAIERTA; via the coding sequence ATGGACCCCCTCGTCGCCCCCGTCGCAGCGCTCTCCCCGTGGCGGACACGGCTCGGCTCGCGGACCGCTGCCCTGTCCGACGTCGGCGCCGACGGGCTCGGTCGTCTGGCCGCTTCACGCGTCCTCGTGGTCGGCGCCGGTGGCCTCGGCGCGCCCGTCGTCGCGTACCTCGCCGGTGTCGGACGGCTCACGGTCGTCGACCCGGACGTGGTCGACGCGACGAACCTGGCGCGCCAGACGCTCTTCACGGCGGCGGACGTCGGCTCGTCGAAGGCCGAGGTCGCCGTGGCCCGCGCCCGCGCCGTCGACCCGGAACTCGACGCCGTCGCCGTGGTCGGGTCCTTCACCCCGGAACTCGTCGCCGGGCACGACGTGGTCGTCGACGCGGCGGACTCCGTCCTGGTGACCCGAGCGGTCTCGGACGCCTGCGCCGACGCCGGCGTGCCGTTCGTGTGGGGCACGGTCCTCGGCCAGGACGGGCAGGTCAGCGTGTTCCGCGACGCCGGGGCGGACGGCGTCGACTTCCACGACCTGCACCCGGAGGCGCTGCCCGACGAGGGATCCTGCGCCCTGGACGGCGTCGTTCCCGCACTGTGCGGCGCCGTCGGAGCGGTGATGGCCGGACAGGTGCTCGCCCTGGTCACCGGCACCGGGGAACCGTTGCTCGGACGGGTCCTGACCGTCGACGCCCGCCGGTGGCGGTGGAGCGAGAGCGTCGTCCGGCGTGGCCCGGCTTCACGACGACCCGTCGTGGTCGCTCCCGCCGGTGCCGACCGCATCGCCCCGTCGGCGCTCGCCGCACGTCTGGCCGACCCAACGGACCGGGTGGTCGTCGTCGACGTGCGCACCGACGCCGAACGCGCGGAGGGCGTGGTCGCCGGTGCCGTCACGGGTGACGTGGTCGCCGGCGACGCCGACGCGGCGGACGTGGTCGTCTACTGCGCCCGTGGCCCGCGTGCGGACGCATGGGCTGCCGCACAACCGGCCTGGAGGCACGTGGCGGTCCTCGACGGCGGGTTCGAGGCCTGGCGTCGCGAGGGGTTGCCCGTGGCGATCGAGCGCACCGCCTGA
- a CDS encoding glycosyltransferase family 39 protein — protein sequence MSSPRTGTVTVRRTTSDTSSRARLRALALSTVRALVRAPEITVGVVGVVVAAAFTWVPSVWYDEAATLTSAQRSWPTLWAELQNVDAVHGLYYALMHVWLALVGYSPFTLRFPSALAIGIAAALVVALGRRLGGVRLGVVSGVVFLLLPRVAWAGTEGRPYATVTTLAALLTLVGLTAVRRTRARHHATRWWVVYGVLAAVAVLFNVYLALAVVAHGVVLVWTGVADRAARRQASVTDRSGAVPSAMVDGAVAVRWAVAAVAAAVVVLPFIGLAAGQAKQVGWITGLGWATLRQVFATAWFGVVYPYAAVAWLLMIVAVVLTVRAARRPSSGARDVLRMQAVRVALPLTVVPTALLVAATAAGEHLYSPKYASLSLPFVALLIGLAITALRPRRWVAVAVAAMVLLSVPTSTIVRLPHAKQSSHWANAAAIIERERDVTTDADEGVVYGSVWGHPTATAQVIADAYPEAFSGMRDLAVASTGAERGQLWNVNGDIATTVPARLTDIDTVWFVGATSRNIRPQVSETLKDQGFHVVRYWHTDTVILWKYSR from the coding sequence GTGAGTTCTCCCCGCACCGGCACCGTCACGGTCCGACGCACGACGTCGGACACGTCGTCGCGCGCACGGCTCCGGGCACTCGCCCTGTCGACCGTGCGGGCCCTGGTGCGTGCGCCCGAGATCACCGTCGGTGTGGTCGGTGTGGTCGTCGCCGCGGCCTTCACCTGGGTGCCGTCGGTCTGGTACGACGAAGCCGCCACCCTGACGAGCGCGCAGCGCAGTTGGCCGACGCTCTGGGCGGAGCTGCAGAACGTCGACGCCGTGCACGGCCTGTACTACGCGCTCATGCACGTCTGGCTCGCACTGGTCGGCTACTCCCCGTTCACGCTCCGCTTCCCCAGCGCCCTGGCGATCGGGATCGCCGCCGCACTCGTGGTGGCGCTCGGCCGGCGGCTCGGCGGCGTCCGGCTCGGGGTCGTCTCCGGCGTGGTCTTCCTGCTGCTGCCCCGCGTCGCCTGGGCCGGGACCGAGGGCCGCCCCTACGCGACCGTCACCACCCTCGCCGCGCTGCTCACCCTCGTCGGGCTGACGGCCGTACGTCGCACCCGGGCCCGGCACCACGCGACGCGGTGGTGGGTCGTCTACGGGGTGCTCGCAGCGGTGGCCGTCCTCTTCAACGTCTACCTCGCCCTCGCCGTCGTGGCGCACGGCGTCGTGCTCGTGTGGACCGGCGTCGCCGACCGGGCGGCCCGCCGGCAGGCGTCGGTCACCGACCGCAGCGGTGCGGTGCCCTCGGCGATGGTGGACGGTGCCGTCGCCGTCCGCTGGGCCGTCGCCGCCGTGGCCGCAGCCGTGGTCGTCCTGCCGTTCATCGGCCTCGCTGCGGGGCAGGCCAAGCAGGTCGGCTGGATCACCGGCCTCGGGTGGGCCACGCTGCGCCAGGTGTTCGCGACCGCGTGGTTCGGGGTCGTCTACCCGTACGCCGCCGTCGCGTGGCTGCTCATGATCGTCGCGGTCGTGCTGACGGTCCGCGCGGCCCGACGCCCGTCATCCGGAGCCCGCGACGTGCTCCGCATGCAGGCCGTCCGTGTCGCCCTGCCCCTGACGGTCGTGCCCACCGCGCTGCTCGTCGCCGCGACCGCCGCCGGCGAACACCTGTACTCCCCCAAGTACGCCAGCCTGAGCCTGCCGTTCGTCGCGCTCCTGATCGGACTCGCGATCACGGCGCTCCGTCCGCGGCGCTGGGTCGCCGTCGCGGTCGCCGCGATGGTCCTGCTGTCCGTGCCGACGAGCACGATCGTGCGACTGCCGCACGCCAAGCAGTCCTCGCACTGGGCGAACGCGGCGGCGATCATCGAACGCGAACGGGACGTGACCACCGACGCCGACGAAGGGGTGGTCTACGGCAGCGTCTGGGGGCACCCGACCGCGACCGCGCAGGTCATCGCCGACGCCTACCCGGAGGCCTTCAGCGGCATGCGGGACCTGGCGGTGGCGAGCACGGGCGCGGAGCGCGGTCAGCTGTGGAACGTGAACGGCGACATCGCCACGACCGTGCCGGCACGCCTGACCGACATCGACACCGTGTGGTTCGTCGGCGCCACGTCGCGGAACATCCGCCCCCAGGTCTCCGAGACGCTCAAGGACCAGGGCTTCCACGTGGTGCGGTACTGGCACACGGACACGGTCATCCTGTGGAAGTACAGCCGCTGA
- a CDS encoding 4-(cytidine 5'-diphospho)-2-C-methyl-D-erythritol kinase, with the protein MTTLAAPTRVRTRAPGKINVFLSVGALQDDGYHDVATAYQAVSLYEDVTAEPADDFSVTFTGPIDTSNVPVDESNLAIRAARLVADAAGHQGGVRLTIDKQVPVAGGMGGGSADAAATLLAVDTLWGTALGREELLRLAAQLGADVPFAFAGGTAVGTGRGDELSPALAKGEFHWVLALSDDGLSTPAVYRALDEHRERYRADIAPAPSHPVVESNVLQALRAGDPDLLADCVHNDLQAPAMRLQPGLASTLELGEKAGALAGLVSGSGPTVAFLVGDRDAALELQVELSAAGLVALRATGPVHGARVVH; encoded by the coding sequence ATGACCACGTTGGCCGCCCCGACCCGCGTGCGGACGCGCGCCCCCGGCAAGATCAACGTGTTCCTGTCCGTCGGTGCACTGCAGGACGACGGCTACCACGACGTGGCCACGGCCTACCAGGCGGTGTCGCTGTACGAGGACGTCACGGCCGAGCCCGCCGACGACTTCTCGGTGACGTTCACGGGGCCGATCGACACGTCGAACGTGCCGGTCGACGAGTCGAACCTGGCGATCCGTGCAGCCCGGCTCGTGGCCGACGCAGCGGGACACCAGGGCGGGGTCCGGCTGACGATCGACAAGCAGGTGCCGGTGGCCGGCGGCATGGGCGGGGGCTCGGCGGACGCCGCGGCCACGCTGCTCGCCGTCGACACGCTCTGGGGCACCGCCCTCGGTCGCGAGGAACTGCTCCGCCTGGCCGCGCAGCTCGGCGCGGACGTGCCGTTCGCCTTCGCGGGCGGGACGGCCGTGGGCACCGGGCGCGGCGACGAACTCAGCCCGGCGCTGGCGAAGGGCGAGTTCCACTGGGTCCTCGCGCTGAGCGACGACGGGTTGTCGACCCCGGCTGTCTACCGTGCGCTCGACGAGCACCGCGAGCGCTACCGCGCCGACATCGCACCGGCGCCGTCCCACCCCGTGGTGGAGTCGAACGTGCTGCAGGCGCTGCGTGCCGGCGACCCCGACCTGCTCGCCGACTGCGTCCACAACGACCTGCAGGCCCCGGCGATGCGGCTGCAGCCCGGACTCGCGTCGACGCTCGAACTCGGCGAGAAGGCCGGGGCGCTCGCGGGACTGGTGTCGGGCAGCGGCCCGACGGTGGCGTTCCTGGTCGGGGACCGTGACGCCGCGCTCGAACTGCAGGTCGAGCTCAGCGCAGCCGGCCTCGTCGCACTCCGAGCCACCGGACCAGTGCACGGCGCCCGCGTCGTGCACTGA